Part of the Senegalia massiliensis genome, GAATTTTTTGAAAAACTATCATATGAAGAAAGTAATAAATTATTTACACTAAAGGAAGCTAGAATGCAGTTTGAAAAAGAATTTATTGAAAATGCTCTTAATAAGAATAAAGGAAATATTTCTAGAACTGCAAATGATATAGGATTAGCTAGAAAAAATTTGTATCAGAAAATAGAAAGATATAAAATAAGTAAAAAGTTTAATTGATAATATCTTAAAGAAGCATTAGAAGAAGTAAAAAATTATAATGTATTAATATAGTAATGGCTTAGCGGAAGCAAATGCAAATTAAATAAAGGTAATTAAAAGAATTATGTATGGTAGATGTAATTTTGAAAATTTAAGGTAGAAAGTTCTTAATCTTGAAAAAACATTCATATAGTGTAGATTAATTATTTTTATTATGTTATAGTAATGTTTATCGTTAATTTTTTATATAAGTGAGGTAAGTATAAATGAAAACAAAGGGGAAAACTGTTCAATCAGTTGATAGAGCTCTTAAAATAATTGAAATATTAAAAGATAGACCAAAGGGTATAGGAGTAACAGAATTATCTAATATACTAGAAGTATCTAAAAGTACTGCTCATAGGCTACTTATGTCATTATATAATGCTGATTTTGTTCGTCAAGACAGAGAAAATGAAAAGTATTTATTGGGACTTAGATTTATAGAATTAGGTGAAATTGTATCTAATGAACTTGATATAAAGGAAATAGTTTATCCTTACCTTTACAAATTAGGAAATATTACTGGAGAAACTGCTCATTTGGCTATTAAAAATAAAAATGAGATTATTTATATAGACAAAATAGAAAGTCCTAAAACTATACGTATGTTCTCTACTATAGGGAAAAGAGCTCCATTATATTGTACAGGAGTTGGAAAGGCAATTTTTGCTTTTTTACCTGAATCAGAGATAATTAATATAATTGATGAAATGGATTTTGTAAAGTATACAGAAAATACAATAGTGACAAAAAAAGAAATGTTAAAAGAATTAGATAATATTAGAGAGTCTGGATATGCAATAGATGATGAAGAACATGAATTAGG contains:
- a CDS encoding IclR family transcriptional regulator, which produces MKTKGKTVQSVDRALKIIEILKDRPKGIGVTELSNILEVSKSTAHRLLMSLYNADFVRQDRENEKYLLGLRFIELGEIVSNELDIKEIVYPYLYKLGNITGETAHLAIKNKNEIIYIDKIESPKTIRMFSTIGKRAPLYCTGVGKAIFAFLPESEIINIIDEMDFVKYTENTIVTKKEMLKELDNIRESGYAIDDEEHELGIKCAAAPILNYNNEVVAGISVASPIMRLNDEKFNNIINEILNISKSISNALGYNDNTL